From the genome of Biomphalaria glabrata chromosome 1, xgBioGlab47.1, whole genome shotgun sequence, one region includes:
- the LOC106075131 gene encoding uncharacterized protein LOC106075131 isoform X1, translating to MLSLRLPHFHTKRRCEDARDNVVAVMTDDECAMERLRALNSLPVDKYTSVSVILDECRQIKMDKNDPVLKLGSFTKKLQLQPLCSNIPPLATKSVKSAQSLNTRMPPLSYEEETLRQCIVPRQQQPSRPHNGTVYPVEFASMPPYTSPGYSVPGVKQSIGVVRHPKVPAAPSMGVVGEERMKVPTWVSPLYKPYGVGGPYGPNGPFYRIPSQSCHKIIEPTFWRHPITYIRNAIHGRPKCKLHPKKVMPKMSALPNVKKLFMAKESFMKFKKGKKKEDKPVEEKKGITDELAATAPADDKGEAGGAEKKAEAGDNETKDSQNSAKEKTDHEHKEEPRVEPKVEPKVEPKVEPIVETKEDTKEETKEGTEDLNNTIISIG from the exons ATGCTG AGCCTCAGGCTGCCACATTTTCACACGAAACGTAGATGCGAAGATGCCAGAGACAACGTGGTGGCTGTTATGACAGATGACGAGTGCGCCATGGAAAGACTGCGGGCCCTCAACAGTCTGCCCGTGGACAAGTACACTTCGGTCTCTGTCATACTAGATGAGTGTAGACAAATCAAAATGGACAAAAATGACCCTGTGCTGAAGTTGGGTTCCTTCACCAAAAAGTTGCAGCTCCAACCTTTGTGCTCCAATATTCCTCCTTTAGCGACCAAGTCAGTTAAGTCGGCCCAAAGTCTCAACACAAGAATGCCTCCTCTTTCATACGAAGAAGAAACGCTTCGGCAATGCATTGTTCCTCGTC AACAGCAGCCATCTCGCCCACACAACGGAACAGTTTACCCAGTCGAGTTCGCCAGCATGCCTCCATACACAAGTCCTGGCTATTCTGTCCCGGGCGTGAAGCAGTCAATAGGTGTAGTCAGGCACCCCAAAGTTCCGGCGGCTCCGTCAATGGGTGTGGTTGGTGAAGAAAGGATGAAAGTGCCAACTTGGGTGTCTCCTCTGTACAAACCATATGGTGTAGGTGGTCCTTACGGACCCAACGGGCCCTTCTATAGAATACCCAGCCAATCGTGTCACAAGATCATCGAGCCAACATTCTGGAGGCATCCAATTACATATATAAGGAATGCCATTCATGGAAGGCCAAAGTGTAAATTACACCCGAAAAAGGTCATGCCGAAAATGTCAGCTTTACCCAACGTCAAAAAACTGTTTATGGCAAAAGAAAGTTTTATGAAATTCAAAAAgggcaaaaaaaaagaggacaagCCAGTGGAGGAAAAGAAGGGAATCACGGATGAATTGGCAGCCACGGCGCCTGCAGATGACAAGGGTGAGGCTGGTGGTGCTGAAAAGAAAGCGGAAGCTGGTGATAATGAGACGAAAGACTCTCAGAACTCTGCTAAGGAAAAAACAGACCATGAGCACAAGGAAGAACCTAGAGTGGAGCCTAAAGTAGAGCCTAAGGTAGAACCTAAAGTAGAGCCTATAGTAGAAACTAAAGAAGACActaaagaagaaactaaagaagGAACTGAAGACTTAAATAATACTATCATATCTATTGGCTAA
- the LOC106075131 gene encoding uncharacterized protein LOC106075131 isoform X2, whose amino-acid sequence MTDDECAMERLRALNSLPVDKYTSVSVILDECRQIKMDKNDPVLKLGSFTKKLQLQPLCSNIPPLATKSVKSAQSLNTRMPPLSYEEETLRQCIVPRQQQPSRPHNGTVYPVEFASMPPYTSPGYSVPGVKQSIGVVRHPKVPAAPSMGVVGEERMKVPTWVSPLYKPYGVGGPYGPNGPFYRIPSQSCHKIIEPTFWRHPITYIRNAIHGRPKCKLHPKKVMPKMSALPNVKKLFMAKESFMKFKKGKKKEDKPVEEKKGITDELAATAPADDKGEAGGAEKKAEAGDNETKDSQNSAKEKTDHEHKEEPRVEPKVEPKVEPKVEPIVETKEDTKEETKEGTEDLNNTIISIG is encoded by the exons ATGACAGATGACGAGTGCGCCATGGAAAGACTGCGGGCCCTCAACAGTCTGCCCGTGGACAAGTACACTTCGGTCTCTGTCATACTAGATGAGTGTAGACAAATCAAAATGGACAAAAATGACCCTGTGCTGAAGTTGGGTTCCTTCACCAAAAAGTTGCAGCTCCAACCTTTGTGCTCCAATATTCCTCCTTTAGCGACCAAGTCAGTTAAGTCGGCCCAAAGTCTCAACACAAGAATGCCTCCTCTTTCATACGAAGAAGAAACGCTTCGGCAATGCATTGTTCCTCGTC AACAGCAGCCATCTCGCCCACACAACGGAACAGTTTACCCAGTCGAGTTCGCCAGCATGCCTCCATACACAAGTCCTGGCTATTCTGTCCCGGGCGTGAAGCAGTCAATAGGTGTAGTCAGGCACCCCAAAGTTCCGGCGGCTCCGTCAATGGGTGTGGTTGGTGAAGAAAGGATGAAAGTGCCAACTTGGGTGTCTCCTCTGTACAAACCATATGGTGTAGGTGGTCCTTACGGACCCAACGGGCCCTTCTATAGAATACCCAGCCAATCGTGTCACAAGATCATCGAGCCAACATTCTGGAGGCATCCAATTACATATATAAGGAATGCCATTCATGGAAGGCCAAAGTGTAAATTACACCCGAAAAAGGTCATGCCGAAAATGTCAGCTTTACCCAACGTCAAAAAACTGTTTATGGCAAAAGAAAGTTTTATGAAATTCAAAAAgggcaaaaaaaaagaggacaagCCAGTGGAGGAAAAGAAGGGAATCACGGATGAATTGGCAGCCACGGCGCCTGCAGATGACAAGGGTGAGGCTGGTGGTGCTGAAAAGAAAGCGGAAGCTGGTGATAATGAGACGAAAGACTCTCAGAACTCTGCTAAGGAAAAAACAGACCATGAGCACAAGGAAGAACCTAGAGTGGAGCCTAAAGTAGAGCCTAAGGTAGAACCTAAAGTAGAGCCTATAGTAGAAACTAAAGAAGACActaaagaagaaactaaagaagGAACTGAAGACTTAAATAATACTATCATATCTATTGGCTAA
- the LOC106071137 gene encoding uncharacterized protein LOC106071137, with translation MFSKKGNRMKTRSSTLIAMETAETEESDSRTESLNETEIHLLNEAGFSVEVLNQISHEEKLEILRAISESRHHPTQSGTQEESHMPENSLVNENNCHKRDQIVIKSNVVENTEAENITVGESDSNSDYYKKGSKPFTETSDPMEGNSRSSFKNSWTNKLKMKLLGRIKDCTNPLTNAKKQAEQNNDGKVSRCHSPSLKKNVDQDSSMTVEGDDEDTTQTYISRTPEQNHAQTNILGSNNCSTSVESTNDARCEGPISPLFKAKLLNNLQTKTVVLLPTASKSLSLWSFLRQSKTQINPDQYTEIVKLVYDIYFRRLQREQKAMKQPANKWGRPVVPGPHIEGCLLAQPKKYKNKVLRLIHNNRDDDENNLPDLKREGENQSDKTQKKHNSVSRKDSKTISKDMVEYVEHDEFELIEEEESENEFEIYREEDFTGNSKKLRTNHSSVIDGGSNNLKVIKRKIESSGTGGKRKTHRKLLSEKDIHMVDQDSPELDSINKTVVVATPSKRIVNRKKLNSQRNLESVFVWSCDDSSESETDNIDAPYAESASRHHSKTKANDILVIKSASSPTFDILENADTLPPDFVENTITSSCPQTKSPSSHRETCADSENVRLSQESASCLSNSQSSNSLLDANGDLYSTQITCHRRKLKKLDSTVPQPIPQQNSVSLSSDLVVDTASAAVNKKYQEGKALNVNLTGENVMENTSTTPNSTNRNVDQPQHSLDSCKDMKRNYEAVKSDEEETDLKTSKPKRTKRSKDLSKKSKKKSTTTPRKLIKNPKKESEDSDEDVICSEISLAGPSTIQPESVVEKKYACPICGEHFNEEKIEEHASNCGDEQGDQAMISCSFCHVEMTSDVIRQHEVKCSLKRKTRIMPSRTSRDNRLKPRESTEPLLVSDGEDYCELIIEAETPRK, from the exons atgttCAGCAAAAAAGGAAACAGAATGAAGACAAGAAGTAGCACATTAATTGCTATGGAGACAGCAGAGACAGAAGAATCAGATTCACGCACTGAGTCCCTGAATGAAACTGAGATTCACTTGCTAAAtg AAGCTGGATTTTCAGTTGAAGTTCTAAATCAAATATCTCATGAAGAGAAATTAGAAATTCTG cgtGCTATATCAGAGAGCCGTCACCATCCTACTCAG TCTGGCACTCAAGAGGAATCACATATGCCTGAGAACTCACTAGTGAATGAAAATAACTGTCATAAAAGAGATCAAATAGTAATCAAGTCAAATGTTGTGGAAAATACTGAAGCTGAAAACATCACAGTTGGCGAATCAGACTCTAATAGTGACTATTATAAAAAAGGAAGTAAGCCATTCACAGAAACTAGTGATCCAATGGAGGGGAATTCAAGATCATCCTTTAAAAACAGTTGGactaacaaattaaaaatgaagCTTCTGGGTAGGATTAAAGACTGTACAAACCCTTTAACTAACGCAAAGAAACAG GCAGAACAAAATAATGATGGAAAAGTCAGTAGGTGTCACAgtccaagtttaaaaaaaaatgtagatcaaGACTCATCCATGACTGTTGAAGGTGATGATGAAGACACCACTCAAACATACATATCTCG CACACCAGAGCAGAATCATGCTCAGACAAACATCTTAGGCAGCAACAATTGTTCTACTTCGGTTGAAAGTACCAATGATGCTCGTTGTGAAGGGCCTATATCACCATTGTTCAAG GCTAAGTTACTTAACAATTTGCAAACAAAAACAGTTGTTCT ccttCCTACTGCATCAAAGTCT ctATCCTTATGGTCTTTCCTTCGGCAGTCCAAAACTCAGATAAATCCAGATCAATACACTGAAATAGTCAAACTTGTTTATGATATCTACTTTCGACGATTACAAAGAGAACAGAAAGCAATGAAACAACCTGCCAACAAATGGGGAAGACCTGTTGTGCCTGGGCCACATATTGAGGGCTGCTTGCTAGCACAacctaaaaaatataaaaacaaagttttgagATTAATTCATAACAATAGAGATGACGATGAAAATAATTTACCTGATTTGAAAAGAGAAGGTGAAAACCAAAGtgataaaacccaaaagaagcATAATTCTGTTAGCAGAAAAGACAGTAAAACTATCTCCAAAGACATGGTTGAATATGTGGAACACGATGAGTTTGAACTAATTGAAGAAGAGGAAAGTGAGAATGAATTTGAAATTTATAGAGAAGAGGATTTTACAGGTAATAGCAAAAAATTACGTACAAATCATTCTAGTGTAATTGATGGAGGGTCAAACAATTTGAAAGTCATAAAACGCAAGATTGAAAGTTCAGGAACAGGtggaaaaagaaaaactcaCAGAAAGCTTTTAAGTGAAAAAGATATTCACATGGTTGATCAGGATTCCCCAGAGTTAGACTCTATTAATAAAACTGTCGTGGTGGCCACTCCTAGCAAAAGAATTGTCAATAGGAAAAAACTTAATTCCCAAAGGAACTTAGAATCAGTGTTTGTTTGGTCATGTGATGACTCATCTGAATCAGAGACAGACAACATTGATGCACCATATGCTGAATCTGCCTCAAGACATCATTCTAAAACTAAAGCAAATGATATTTTGGTAATCAAAAGCGCAAGCAGCCCCACTTTTGATATTTTAGAAAATGCAGATACCTTACCTCCAGATTTTGTTGAGAACACAATAACTAGCTCATGTCCCCAAACAAAAAGCCCATCGTCTCATAGAGAGACTTGTGCTGACTCTGAAAACGTCAGACTATCACAAGAATCAGCATCATGCCTCAGCAACAGCCAGAGCTCTAATTCTTTGTTAGATGCCAATGGAGACCTCTACAGTACACAAATAACATGTCACagaaggaaattaaaaaaactcgATTCAACTGTACCACAGCCAATCCCACAGCAGAATAGTGTCTCTTTGTCTAGTGATTTGGTTGTTGACACTGCTAGTGCTGCAGTTAACAAGAAATATCAAGAAGGAAAGGCACTCAATGTAAACCTGACAGGTGAAAATGTTATGGAAAACACTTCCACGACACCCAACAGTACAAATAGAAATGTAGATCAACCCCAGCACTCATTGGACAGTTGTAAAGATATGAAGCGCAACTATGAAGCTGTCAAATCAGATGAAGAAGAAACAGACTTGAAAACTTCAAAGCCTAAAAGAACTAAAAGATCTAAAGATTTGAGTAAAAAATCCAAAAAGAAATCCACAACTACTCCaagaaaactaataaaaaatccAAAGAAAGAATCTGAAGACAGTGATGAGGATGTCATTTGTTCAGAAATAAGTCTGGCTGGTCCAAGTACAATTCAACCTGAATCTGTAGTAGAGAAAAAA tatgctTGCCCTATCTGTGGGGAACATTTTAACGAGGAGAAAATAGAGGAGCATGCATCAAATTGTGGTGATG AACAAGGTGACCAAGCTATGATAAG CTGTTCCTTTTGTCATGTTGAGATGACCTCTGATGTTATTAGACAGCATGAGGTAAAATGttcattgaaaagaaaaactcGAATCATGCCTTCAAGAACTTCAAGAG ATAATAGATTGAAACCAAG agAATCAACAGAGCCATTACTAGTGTCTGATGGTGAGGACTATTGTGAACTGATTATAGAGGcagaaacaccaagaaagtaa